From Canis lupus baileyi chromosome X, mCanLup2.hap1, whole genome shotgun sequence:
GGTTTACAGGTAATTTAGCACAGGAGCAAATTTGCAgccaacttgaaagaaaaaaagaaggaatttaataGCTAGAAAGCTAAGTATGAAATAGGAAAACACCACGGTAAGTTTTAAACAGAATCTTGCTACAGATTTCCAACCCAATAAACAGTGGGAGTGAATGGTTTCAGCCCCAAAGGAGTAGTTCACAAGAATTCTGAACTTTGGATATAGAAACTTCTGAAAAAACTGAAGACCCTGACATACATGCAAGGAAGAGTCTTCTGGCAAAAATACAAGTTAATATTCCAGTTTTCCTTCTCCCAAAAAACTCTAGAAGATATCTTCATTGGGCACAGAGTTTAAGTTTTATACTCAGAATTTGCACAGCAGCAGCAAATAATTACATCCATATTATTCAGAATGGAGAGTTTTCTATTACAGACTCAATTCCTGGTTTGTCAAAATAGCCTGGTAGAAACTCTCAGGTTTTATTATGATCAACTAATTTCCCTAGCAATTAAGTTTGAAAGGTCTGGAAGCTCTGCTGGCCATCAGTATCACCCACACTTGCAGAAGTCCTTATGTCTAACTGGTGAGACAGCATTAATGAAACTCGAATAAATTTCCACTGAAAATATTTGAGTGCACCTTATAGTCAAAGAGTAATGTTGTTACTATCTACccagaaaggaaacagatattGTGATTCCAGAGATCAGAGTCTTAAGTTATAAGGTAACTTAAACTTTTCCAAGGATTAGTTCACAAAATGGTTTGAATGTCCAGACTCACAGAACAGAAAACAGACAGATGCACATCATTCTAGCCCTCGGTAAGCCGAAGATTGGgatatttttcctccttctcatATTATTGCAAATACTGAGGCCTGATAACCTCACCTACCAACTGAAACACTGAAACCGTTATCTTCAAATCTAGCTTACCGTCAGAAGAATGATGTATACATGAGAAAATGTGATTAAAGCTTTAAGTTCAAAGTCAAGAAATAGACTATtcttaaaaatacacagagaaagaaaacatgttgaattaagaaatatttaagcaAGGTTACAAAGGACTAGCAACTATGCACAACAATCTTTTTCAgtatctattaattttttttcctttgcaaaaagTAATTTACAGAAGTTCAACACATTAATCCTGTTATAAAGGCTAGGCTATATATTTGTTCCAACCTGCTTCCTTTTAGTATTAGCACTTGAAGGAGTTTTGACTTTATTTTCGAAGTGTTTAAATAGGTGtccttttaaaaggaagaaaggtaCACTTATTGTTCTCAAGATAAACAGGAATCGACAAGCCTATATAATATTTCCATATATAGTTTCTGATTGCTATAATATTGCAGCACTTTGCAGATGGAATGGAACTTACTTTAGAAGGGGTAAAAACATAAAACGTCTTGTGAAAGGAAAATACTAGATCACGGATTCAActatttcaaatgaaaactttTCCTATTAGAAATTCTAAGtaatatgaacatttaaaaatatataccagtAGCCTCCCACCTAAAATATGTAGGAGTCTCATTTATGGAATCTatcatttataaagatttatacaTAATGAAAGATTTATTTGGTGGCTTTCAGATTCAAACTTTGAAATTTCTCAAGGGAATATTTTTAACcatacaaacaaaaaaggaactcTCCATTCACTTCCACTCTCTATCGTAAGAACACAGAATTCAAAACAAACACAACAGAACTTTTCCTCTCCTCCTGTCTGCAATACAGAGATTTGTTTTCTATTAACATGTTTGCCCACAGAGACCACACTGCAAAGGTATATATACAGTAGTCCAGCCACCAATGTCTTTTCCAGACGAtggcaataaaagcaaaacttaaCTCTAATTAGCCAAAACTCTTTCTTCAGATGAGACACTTGTCTGCACGGCCATTTTCatggcaggagggaggcaggaggttgCTATCCATTTGGACTAGCAGAATACACAATCAAGCAGAGACTTATTCTGAAATTTTCCAGAACAACTTTAGAAGttcttgtttactttttatgCCACATCCAAAACACAACACACATTTATAGTCTCAATATTAAGATAATTGAGAATTTAGCAGTAAAGTGCTAACATGGAAGGGGAAAGTTATAAACTAGGGTATGCTAATAACTCCAGTTATTTTCAAAGAACATTCAGACTGCTTCAAATTCTATTCAGGAAACTATCTCTCCaagcttcttttctctttgcctctttaaAACGAGCTGAAAGCTAACTATATAAACAGATACtcgtggggggagggggacttTTCAATCTCTACTCAAAActttcagaataattttcttctaaaaattatcaacaaataATCCAACTAGACTGCCTTCAGATGACACAGCAGATCAAAGGAACTCATTTTCACCTTGTTTTACAGGTCTTTTGAAACCCCTGCCCCTGAACGCAAACCAAACTTTCTGAGATTTCAAAGTTCAATAAGATTCTGGTATTATAAATTCAAACTCAGTACTGCCATCTGTTACATTCTGTTTAAAAATTGAATCATTTTCCTGctgaataaaaatatcttcccAGGTCATTGGCTTGTTCTGAGGAGTAGATGTGGTCCCTACTGCAGGTTCTTTTCCAGCATCAACCTTATACCCAATAGCATCATCCTTCATTACAGGCATAGCGCCTGACCTATCAGAAAGATATGCATATTGTCTAATCTGTAAAGACCTGCATGGATGTAAACGGTAAAGCTTTGAGTCTCCAGAAGGATCTTGACTATGAACTGATTTTATGTGTGAAGACATAAACTGATAGTTGATGAAAGATTTGCCACAGGCCAAACACTGGTACCTTCGCTCCCCTGTGTGATGAATTTCATGTTTTGTGCGATATTCTGCAAGAGGAAATACCTTCTCACAGTAACGGCAAGGATACTTCTTCTCCCAAGAATGTATGTTAAAATGTCTCCGCAAGCTTGTCAGACAGACATATGACCTTTTGCACACAATACAGATATAATAGACCCTCCCATCTACTATTAACTCATAGTGATCGTCATGTTTTACTTTCATACGCTTGTTTGCAGGCTCACCACTAGATGTTTTTGGTATCTCATTCTCAAGTCTGGCCTCCCCTTCGTCAGGGTCATCCTTGACAGGGATCACTATGTCATAAGTATCTTCACCGATATTTGCATAAACCTTGCAACCCGTCGACAAGCCTTCAATCTCAGTAGCTGTATCTAAAGTAATGATCTTCTGACCCTCCATTAGATGTTTTGATCCTAAGCCTGCATCATTAGTGTTTCTAGTAATTATATCTGAAATTTTTAGAGAATTGGAAAGTGGTTCTTGCAGAAGTGTAGGAATCTGCATCTTCTGTACCAACGATCCATCAAAAGTGGCATTTTGGGGGATATCGGCCTGGGGGACCAAAGATGTATTACTGACCGCCGAATCTGGACTGGAGCTAAtagtgtcatcatcatcatctataatttcctcctcctcctcttcattgGCCTTGTTTCCCGTTAAAACAGCACTGTTTGGTGTCTGCTGATTCTGCACAAGCAAATTGATTGAAGGAGACATATGATTTGGAAGTGAGGAAGTAACATTTGGTGGTGTAGTAAGTGGTGTCTGATTTAGCAAAATAATGTTGGGAGTCAGATGTGTCGGGGCTGAAGATACCAGCAATTTTTCACTTCCTTGCGTCTGGCTCAGAGTTGCCTGATTCACAGAAGTAGGAAGTTTCTGAGTAGGTGTGAGATTTGGCAAAGGGGGAGAGTTATTACTAGTACAAGGTGCAACATCTGAAATGGCAACGGAACCCGGGCTAGGCTGGACCTGAGCCACTGCATTGGTACTCGGCAAAGTATCCTTTGCAGGCAGAATTTCAGAGCAGAAAATGAcgtcatcgtcatcatcatctgAATCGGTAACAATAATCTTTTTTGTCTCGTAATCTTCAGCAGATAAGGAAAAAGACTCTGTTATAATAGGCATTATAGTGGCCCCGTTATCTTGGGCTTcatcttttgatttttgtatttcaaGGTTCTTGTCACTAGAACCAGGAGGTAAGGTTTCTGCATTACCGTCCTGAGATGTACCTGAGATGCTTTTAACCTGTGACAATGGGACACCAAGCTCTGCTATAAATTTAACCCCTAACAGCTGCCCCGATTTAATCAACTCATCAAGTAAATCTGATCTAACACGAACAATTTTAGAACTATAGATATAATTGAGAATTTCAGCAAAGATCTCTGCTCTTATAAAGCTCAGTTCAACAACTTGCCCGGCAACTGAGAAGAGCTGATGGAAGTAAGTACTAGAAGCTGAAAGAATATTCCTGTGGGCCCGGAATTTTCGGTCTTCCACGATAACGGTAACATCACAGAAGAGTCCATGGCCACGTTGCTCATTCAAGGAGTTCAGTAGACTGC
This genomic window contains:
- the ZBTB33 gene encoding transcriptional regulator Kaiso; this translates as MESRKLISATDIQYSGSLLNSLNEQRGHGLFCDVTVIVEDRKFRAHRNILSASSTYFHQLFSVAGQVVELSFIRAEIFAEILNYIYSSKIVRVRSDLLDELIKSGQLLGVKFIAELGVPLSQVKSISGTSQDGNAETLPPGSSDKNLEIQKSKDEAQDNGATIMPIITESFSLSAEDYETKKIIVTDSDDDDDDVIFCSEILPAKDTLPSTNAVAQVQPSPGSVAISDVAPCTSNNSPPLPNLTPTQKLPTSVNQATLSQTQGSEKLLVSSAPTHLTPNIILLNQTPLTTPPNVTSSLPNHMSPSINLLVQNQQTPNSAVLTGNKANEEEEEEIIDDDDDTISSSPDSAVSNTSLVPQADIPQNATFDGSLVQKMQIPTLLQEPLSNSLKISDIITRNTNDAGLGSKHLMEGQKIITLDTATEIEGLSTGCKVYANIGEDTYDIVIPVKDDPDEGEARLENEIPKTSSGEPANKRMKVKHDDHYELIVDGRVYYICIVCKRSYVCLTSLRRHFNIHSWEKKYPCRYCEKVFPLAEYRTKHEIHHTGERRYQCLACGKSFINYQFMSSHIKSVHSQDPSGDSKLYRLHPCRSLQIRQYAYLSDRSGAMPVMKDDAIGYKVDAGKEPAVGTTSTPQNKPMTWEDIFIQQENDSIFKQNVTDGSTEFEFIIPESY